From Selenomonas sp. AB3002, one genomic window encodes:
- a CDS encoding radical SAM protein, giving the protein MELLKQRINANANFEQLATPLFPKKNLLVEVTNYCNHACVFCYNSKMTRIKRFIEKKLAYDVLRQAYDLGTREVGFYATGEPLMNKNIAEFVSYTKSLGFEYVYITTNGALLSKEKTIELTAAGIDSIKFSINAGTAETYKKIHGRDDFKKVIDNLRFFDEYRKQKRIKVNLFVSYIVNKSNVSEIGSLRDKVGTFADDVVFINMVNQTGLMYEETQRMKLSNEQLKKFEGIKSAIQIPCAQLFNAATISCEGYLTACCADFQNYLAVADLHEMTLKEAWESKTFAELRERHLNGNVEGTICYNCAYDKNTPIYPIDCRYATLIK; this is encoded by the coding sequence ATGGAACTGTTAAAGCAAAGAATAAATGCAAATGCTAATTTTGAACAATTAGCAACCCCTTTATTTCCTAAAAAGAATTTACTTGTTGAAGTAACAAATTATTGTAATCATGCATGCGTCTTTTGTTATAATTCTAAAATGACAAGAATTAAGCGCTTTATAGAGAAGAAGTTAGCGTATGATGTATTAAGACAAGCATATGATTTGGGGACTAGAGAAGTAGGATTTTACGCAACTGGCGAACCGTTGATGAATAAAAATATTGCTGAATTTGTTAGTTATACAAAATCCCTAGGATTTGAGTATGTATACATTACTACAAATGGCGCGTTGTTATCTAAAGAAAAAACTATTGAACTGACAGCAGCAGGTATTGATAGTATTAAATTTTCAATCAATGCTGGAACTGCGGAGACGTACAAAAAGATTCATGGTCGTGATGATTTTAAAAAGGTTATTGATAATCTTCGTTTCTTTGATGAATATAGAAAGCAAAAGAGAATAAAGGTTAATCTCTTTGTTTCATATATCGTAAATAAATCGAACGTATCGGAAATTGGGAGTCTTCGTGATAAAGTCGGTACGTTTGCTGATGATGTTGTGTTTATTAACATGGTTAATCAAACAGGACTTATGTATGAAGAGACACAAAGAATGAAACTCTCTAATGAACAACTAAAAAAATTTGAGGGTATTAAATCGGCTATACAAATACCATGTGCGCAATTATTTAACGCAGCAACAATATCGTGCGAGGGATACCTTACGGCGTGTTGCGCTGATTTTCAAAATTATCTTGCTGTAGCTGATCTTCATGAGATGACCCTCAAGGAAGCGTGGGAGTCAAAGACATTCGCTGAACTAAGGGAACGTCATTTAAACGGAAATGTTGAAGGAACAATTTGTTATAACTGTGCATATGATAAAAATACACCAATTTATCCTATAGATTGTCGATATGCAACGTTGATAAAGTAA
- a CDS encoding DUF1919 domain-containing protein: protein MKILLWGSGRQYNNISNKIVSQLLGGAEIVGITTNDCIHGSIDGIPVIPKEEIKNMTFDYIVVMTDNFPYSKVCKEANLLGIDMDKLLSIDVLFLPGFTIEKYNKLRKSKITIIAPCCLGGYIYHRFRLPFLSPTINLWFSESDYIRLLKNFKRIITSDLNFYGINYDDRQGRVYPIFSLDDAVLVHMNHTSDSIEAKNKWDKRVKRINYDNLLVMNYTSNEEVLSEFDSLPFLKKVCFVPFKSNISSAWYLPDNIISILNYPKDLHLGHSVNRWADGRLSAYDMWDLLLSYKKTSRMSALE from the coding sequence ATGAAAATTTTGCTGTGGGGATCTGGAAGACAATATAATAATATCTCGAATAAAATTGTTAGCCAGTTGTTGGGCGGTGCTGAGATTGTCGGAATAACAACAAATGATTGCATTCATGGAAGCATTGATGGGATTCCAGTCATTCCTAAAGAAGAAATAAAGAATATGACTTTTGACTATATTGTGGTAATGACAGATAACTTCCCATACTCTAAAGTGTGCAAGGAAGCAAACTTATTGGGAATCGATATGGACAAGTTGCTTTCAATAGATGTTCTGTTTTTACCAGGGTTCACCATAGAAAAATATAACAAGTTGAGGAAATCTAAAATCACTATTATAGCACCTTGTTGTTTGGGAGGGTATATTTATCATCGTTTTAGATTGCCATTTTTGTCTCCGACTATTAATTTATGGTTTTCTGAAAGTGATTATATAAGACTTCTCAAGAATTTCAAGAGGATTATAACATCTGATTTAAATTTCTATGGCATAAATTACGACGATAGGCAAGGAAGGGTTTATCCAATATTCTCATTGGATGATGCCGTTTTAGTGCATATGAACCATACATCAGATTCAATCGAAGCAAAAAACAAATGGGATAAGAGAGTAAAAAGAATTAACTATGACAATCTTTTAGTAATGAATTATACGAGTAATGAAGAGGTTTTGAGTGAATTCGATAGTTTGCCATTTTTAAAGAAAGTTTGTTTTGTGCCATTTAAATCAAATATAAGTTCGGCTTGGTATCTTCCGGATAACATTATATCTATTCTTAATTATCCAAAGGATTTGCACTTGGGACATTCAGTTAATAGATGGGCTGATGGTAGATTGTCGGCATATGATATGTGGGATTTATTGTTAAGTTACAAAAAAACTTCTAGGATGAGTGCGTTGGAATAG